The Periplaneta americana isolate PAMFEO1 chromosome 16, P.americana_PAMFEO1_priV1, whole genome shotgun sequence genome segment AAACAAACTCCTGAATTTACAGCTCCCATTGAAGGCAAGataaaatagtttcaataaaaaaaaaaaaaaagataattaaatattatgtaaagGATATTGATGTTAAGTTTATCATGTGATACAGATCCTTAAGAATAGAGGTATTGCCTCAGAATTCTAATGGATCCCCTTAGAGGCATAATGACAATTTTACAGATGTTCCTCATGGGTAGATTGAGATTCTTTCACGTATCCGTGAAGTGTTGAAATATGGTATTACGTGTGCCAACCATTAGCCCTAGTAGGTACTTCTGTCTCCTCAAGGCAGTATTTGGATATATAATAGAGAATTGTAGACTCATATCCCTTCCTTTTCTTGTCTCTCCTCTACTGGTTAATCTCTGTGATGTTCGATTCGGTCTGTTAGACCCAAAATAAGTCCTTTTGTGCTATTCTTTTTGGAAGCTATGATGTGTGTATAATAATGGTGGACATTATTCACTACCAGTATGTGTAATTAGCAGCCTGTACATACCTGAAATGCAACATCTTCGGATCATTTAAAAATGCACGAACAACATCAACATAAAGCTTGATCCGTTTACAAAATCTGTGCTACGGTTGAGTTAACTAAAGCCCATAAACCCCACTTCCGATCTCATGTGAAAGCCTTCTGTTAAACCATTGGAAAATATCTTAGTTCATGAGCAACTGCTATTTCTAGGCATCACTGAAATAATTCCTATTTCTTACATTTAACCCAACAGGTCGCATGGTTGTTTATAACGCAAGAGTCATGCATGGTGCTTTCAACCCAGGgtctttttttttctgctttcatagttatttcatttttattttaccaaGTCCTAATATAGAGccctaatatgtaataataataataataataataataataataataataataataataataataataaaaacgatagtagtggtggtggtagtggtagtagtggtagtgtggttgtggtcgtggtggtggtggtattggtgGTCGTAGTGGTAGAGGTGGAGGTGGTGATGGTTACTAATCATTGTTTCCCCTATTAAAACCCTTTCATTAATAGATCTGATCTTTCCGCTCTTTCTCTGACCATTCACTCCTCTTTTTGTTGCTTGCACTTTCATCTCTCACTTGTCTTCCTTGTCGCTATCCTATCTCATTTCTCCTGCCATATTTGTCCTCACTTTTCCTTGTTTCCATCGattcacttaatattttatttgcctCCTCGAATTTTGTATACAGCACATACTTACACTATTACCAATATCCCCAACTGGTTGCTGGACTTGAATCTTCTACATTTCTCCTTTCTATTATATCTTGgtcttcttttttgttttcttcatctacccccccccccctttcagcATGTGGACTCGAATAAACACGTATCCCTCCACTCTTGCCACCACATGTACTCTACGATGTGTAGTAGGGTTAGGTATATGAATTCACTTGGCTCATCAGTTATGCGTTGTTTACATGCTGTCTTCCGCACTACTCTCTTTCACATGTTGGGTTCTTGAATTGTGCCGATGTCGCCTTGTTATTGCCCTCTGACGTCAACTGGGTTCCTTTTGTTCACCTATGCATTTTTACTCTCATTCTTCCATCCTCCTTTCCGTTGTTGACTAATGTCAGCCTTTTACCACTTTCTTCTCTATCTTGGTGGTAACCCCTCGTCTTTCGTTCATATATctactcttcttatttttctttgtacGTCTATATAAGTTACTTAACTAAAGTGGGGACTTCGCATTGTCATTTATCCGAAACACAGTGTGATTTAAGTTTTTCTGATAGGATTCCAGATCATAAAATTTTCCGTTGATTTTCAGCTTGTCTTTATACATTGTAGCAAAATACTTTTGAGGAACATCGTTTTAAATCATAttatgtccaaaaaaaaaaaaaaaccaaaaaaaaaaaaacaaaattttacaggaagatCGAAAAACTAATTGCTCCTAATCTGGGTAATTTCTCACAAATTGAAAAATGTGACGTTATTATGCTTGAGTACTTCAaggaacttaaaaaaattaaatcacttttcaattctgttcttcaaattgaaggaaaatgtgttGGACATAATATGTTTTGATCCAATAATTGTACAGATGTTCGTAATTAGAAACTATTAATGaggcaaatacataaaatatcgaatcattattactattattaaagaaaaacatctgttaatataaaattacaatttccacgttaaaaattttgatatacagagtgttcataacTTCTTTCTGCAGTCATAATgtcttttatgaaattaatgaaagcaaaaacactattattattgttattgttattattattattattattattattaaataaaaccttATTTTGTTGATACAAAAAGAATTATACACAGTAAACAAATGTTTTAAGTATTCCTTTCTGCCATAAGTTACTACAGGTCATGTTAAGAAATGAAAgcgtaattttcattttaaaaatgttaggGTTGTTTTCAGCAGTTCTCCCCATGAATTGGTAAGTACCCTGGTACGTAATAAATAGTTAAAGACCAGAAGATTTGAAtgattcaattaaattaaaattatagaatttatgcattcattaaaatattgccgAGTTGTGATAAATGTTTATAGAGGGTCTCACAATCCCtgcaatcttcattaaaatctGTTTTTACGTACCTTGCCTCAGATTTCAGTTTATGTTCATGTTTTGCTTCTTTCGGCGTCCTCCTAAACTGTTACAATAATTTCTTGTTCCATACTGGTAACGAATTCCATCACACACGGCTCACAAGGAAAAGACTGTATTGTCCGTATTGAATACGTAGCATTGTCGAGTAAAGTGTGCCAGATTGTCAGTATAACTaacataagaaagtaattaatttcatttatatcaattctataacatgaatattggacgtaatatgatatgaaacagacactataaaggactgaatacgatttgaaacaacTGCTACTTTTAAACAGTCATTTACACTGTTAATGAATATGATTTGATAGAAACAGatttcacagcatgaaagatcgCTTCCGAAACTATAAGAAAATGTATCAATCTCAATTTTATCCACCAGTggacataatatgatttgaaacgatgctcctcttTTATTCCTTGCTGCCTTCAAGAATGGAAGCAATAGTCTTCTGTTTCTAGTTTCATAGTCAAAATCATATtccaaactaatttttttttcttcgtcaTAATTAGTGCTTTCGTTCTCGTGTTAGTAAATATTACTATAATTGTGCgttttatttctcttactaatgtTTATGTTTCTTCAATGTATCGACTTGCATATAAATTTAATAGTTCCCAACACACGTTGCATACTGTTTCATAAGTATGTATTTCATCTTCACGTCTCAGCTTTTCTATGCCAAAAATcatgattttctttttcttttattcctcTTCAGATTATTTGATTCTATTCTTCATTTGCTTCTTTGCTTGAAATAGTTCTTGAATCTTCTTTTTGTTTCCTTCAATGATTGTTTTTAAGTTATCTGTTGTTGACTGTTGTCTTGTAGCTTGTGTAGActatacagggtggttcacgaggaaaggtaaaaaatttaggatgtgaattatGAAGTCATTCTGAGACAAAAAGttaatatgaatataggtccgttttcgaacggttacggagatatggctattagatttcacaaacacttctaaaattccattgtactaactcgcatttagagacagataacggacaaatttaaagtttatattcatgcatgcatacatacctaacaTTCTAGATGTCGGgttcgatgttttcgcacattttcaaaggtacctccttctgcttcaatgcactgttgcgctcgggagagttgcacttAACTGTTCTTTAtcccgcatccaaaatacggtcgattagcgcctctctcgtttcccccttcctttgctataccaagtctttcatccaaccccatagacagtaagtactcttcgatatgatacccttctgttcggaaggcgtcgttcatattcagcgacggcatgcaaggaacttccatcgcacaaaccataaacatacacaatatcggcgtattctgtagtcgaaaatttatgaggcatcttgaaaaacacaacttaacactgtacctgtataactactgtactgtagtagctgactggactgctgtgaattgatgatagtgtaggtTATTTATGTTATCTGCGGGTCCTGTGTCATTatatcagacaagggcaggcgattggacatttgtaatgccccaccacctggtttcttcctcttatctacatcgttcacaatgcagattccaatgttacgtcattcattgcgaccttgaccttgtctcacgtcagcagcatatggtaacgtctgattcacattgggacgagacgttttaccaaaaaaaaaaaaaaaaatgcatctagctccgccatcgttcgaaaacagactttttcactcaaaatggcctaagatatcgtatcctaaattttttacctttcctcgtgaatcatcctgtatataaatcccacaagagtagctgcccttcagtaagggttgccaaaagtcacagcatactaaacaaataaaaataaacatttgtgttatgattattattttcaaatggaagctactctagggaaagtacgtttattcaataattattagtaatcagatagaatataaagaaatttaagtgtacaggtgattacgtaaaatctgaacagaatatttcattacgtctgcagcaataattttcaaaatatataaagGAATTGCAAAagtcttaaaacattcaactgagaattttggaattgttcccctttctccgaacaataatccaaataattcaatctgtccttgtatatgataataatccctaaagtattcaattgtagggtcatagatggtaTTCTTTTGTTCATGTACTGCTataggttgttcaactgcagtttcaaagcgcatggtgggatcgatgataattgctctgtcattttCTCTATCAATGGCAGTGACgtcaactcgccgagaacttccatcttttgcaaggcagtggactttttggtgaacctcgtagaaggaaggaagacttttagcaataagttctTGTACtgcatggtgtctagtattcTGGATGAGAAttccatgttggcagaatcccagGATTTGGGAAAAAACTTGTGTTTTGAGTTATGGCATTTTTATTTCCTGATTTAATATGTCCCACTCTTGACTAATTAAATCGgcgatatttttcattttcactgATTAACACTGCACATTCTGTGTATCTTTTAATCGCAGTTCATTGTCCTCACTACCTTACTGCTGAGCTTTCCTTACATGCGACTGTATTCTTTCACCCAATGTTgctgaaactagttcgattaattaaaatgtgtctcagtgaaacatacagcagagtccgtataggtcagtttttatCTGATCCTtttacaattcactgcgggctaaagcagggagatgcactatcacctttactttttaacttcgctttagaatatgccattaggaaagttcaggataacaggcagggtttggaattgaacgggctacatcagcttcttgtctatgcagatgacgtgaatatgttaggagaaaatacacaaacggttaggcaaaacacggaaattttacttgaagcaagtaaagcgatcggtttggaagtaaatcccgaaaagacaaagtatatgattatgtctcgtgacgggaatattgtacgaaatggaaatataaatattggagatttatccttcgaagaggtggaaaaattcaaatatcttggagcaacagtaacaaatataaatgacactcgggaggaaattaaacgcagaataaatatgggaaatgcgtgttattattcggttgagaagctcttatcatccagtatgctgtccaaaaatctgaaagttagaatttataaaacagttatattaccggttcttctatatggctgtgaaacttggactctcactctgagagaggaacataggttaagggtgtttgagaataaggtgcttaggaaaatatttggggctaagcgggatgaagttacaggagaatggagaaagttacacaacacagaactgcacgcattgtattcttcacctgacataattaggaacttgaaatccagacgtttgagatgggcagggcatgtagcacgtatgggcgaatccagaaatgcatatagagtgttagttgggagaccggagggaaaaagacctttagggaggccgagacgtagatgggaggataatattaaaatggatttgagggaggtggggtatgatgatagagactggcttaatcttgcacaggatagggaccgatggcgggcttatgtgagggcggcaatgaaccttcgggttccttaaaagccatttgtatagtattgtatagtataatGTTGCTGACTGGTTCCGATTTAATATCTACAGTCAACGCTCGATAACTCATACTAAAGGGGGCTGAGATCTGTCCGAGTTATGAAAAGTCCATCTTATCGAAGGGAAATGAAGTTGTACCTTAGGAATGAACACTAACATCATATGTTATATACACAGTAGCAATATTGTACTGAACTTTAATGCAAGAAGGTTATCAATACATACCAGGTAAAACGGAAACACAAGTAACACAGGTAGTGGACAAAGTGCATTAATCATAGTCTACTGTAATTCGATTGATCTATTATAGGGGCATGATGGTAATTGATCTGCcactttgttgttgttttccgGAACATAACATTTGAAAAAGTTGTCAATCTTCTTTTATATTCTATATTCGAAAAATTTGATCCGAGTTATCCAAAGTCCGATATATTGGGGTCCGAGTTATCGAGCGTTCACTGTATATTGATTGCCGGTCCATCATGATGTAGCACACGGAAAATATATGCATCACGTTGTTGATGTTGAAATGTGCGAGAAATTATATCATAACATGAAGTTCTGAAATTAAAATGCTTTCTTATAATTTAAATAGGAGTAGCATGAAATCTgttgattttatttcaatataactCTTGCAGATTCTTATTTTCGCATTTTCTCATACATCAGAACAAAAACCAATTATTAATTGAATTCTATAGTCATTTTCATTTGTTCCTAGTGAACCGTACCGTAATTTTCAAGGGCCACTTCATATTTTTGGCCTTCAAAGTACACGTGTTGTTATGCGGTTTCTCTAATTACCTCAAAATATCTGTATTTTGCATTAATTTCCTCTCTCACTTCTGACATGAGACCTGTCCGACATTCCCAACCGGATATTCTGTTCAAATCTTTGCATATATGTCACCTTTTTCGACAGTTCACTGCTTTAGTGATGATAATGAAGGCTATTTGTTATAATGATTTTCTTAACTAATGAAGTCTTTTGATTACAGCACTGTTGACAATGAAGGGAATAAAGCACCATTGGTGAAATGCACAAGAGCTGAAAATTCTCTCCCCTCACAATGTTTTATGAGAGAAAATTCTCTCGAACCACAGACATGCGATCATGGGCTTAGAAGAAAGGAAAACGTGGAGTCACAATCAGACAATTACACAGACGAAGGTTCCTTTAGTTCCTTTAAGTGTaatatttgtggcaaattgttaCGGTCCCTGGAAAGTCAGAGAAAGCATTTGCGAACCCACACTGCTGAGAGAAGATTTCAATGCAATAGTTGTGGGAAATACTTTCTACGTTTAGAACATCTTAAAGCCCATTTACCTACGCACACCGGAGAGAAGGCATTCAAGTGCAATGTTTGTGGGAAATGTTTTGCAAGATCTAGTGAACTCACAGTGCATACACGTACTCATTCTGGGGAGAAGCCATTCAGATGCAATGTGTGTggaaaatgttttcttcattCCAGTCACCTCACAGTGCACGCACGAATGCATTCTGGGGAGAAAcccttcaaatgcgatgtttgtgggcgAGGTTTTGCAGATTCTAGTTATCTCACAATCCATAAACGTATTCATTCCGGCGAGAAGCCGTTCGtatgcgatgtttgtgggaaaCGTTTTGTACAGTGTAGTCGACTAACTGTGCATACCCGTACGCATACTGGGCACAAACCGTTTAGATGCCAtatttgtggaaaatgttacGCAGATGGGAGTTATCTCTCAGGTCATGTTCGTAAGCATTTTGGAGAAGCGCAGCCATTCAATTGCGATGTTTGTGGGAGATGTTTTGTGAAGTCTAGTGATCTCTCTGTGCATGCACGAACGCATTCCGGCGAaagaccattcaaatgcgatgtttgtgggcgAGCTTTTGTACAGTCGGGCCATCTCAAAAGACATACACGTACACATTCTCGCGAGAAAGCATTCAAGTGCgatatttgtgaaaaatgtttcgtCTACTCAGAAACTCTGAAAGTACACGTACGTAAGCATCATTCTGGCGAGAAGGCATTGTAGCGTGACGTCCGTGGGTAATATTTTGTTGTAAAGTCTTCTGATCTTACTCTGAATGCACGTAATTTATTCTGCTGACACGCCATTCTAGTGCTATTTTTATGGGGGGGTTTTATTTGCTACCTCCTCCAAGGCATGTACGTACGCATTCTTACGAGAAACTATTTAAATTCGATGTTGGTGGGAAATGTTTTGTACAGTTGTTTAGTCTCACAGTGCATACGAATATACAGCGTTTTCAGTTTAGAAAATACTTATAGTCATTATAAAGGACATCCTGTCACTTagtaatctaatttatttattacgtgTTTTCTGAAGTAaatataacagaagtaaatctattaCATTTTGTAGGTTGTTGATAATACAAACatatgtatgttataaataatataaagcattatttatATTTGAAGGAATGGTTATTTTCTGTGTTTAGATTTACTTCTGCTATTTATATATACTTTAGAAAATACTAAAATAACTCATTTTAGATGTATTAGAAAGATGTGGATGTTCACTAAGAGAAGCAGCCTACATACCCAGTGTtgttttctaaactccgaacacactgaagaagtggaggaaaattacacaatacctaaaaatactttttcatataCTAGAATCAAACAAGGACTTTTAGAGAGCAAATTTGTAGAAATATTTCTACTATTTGGTTCTTTCATCTTAGTCGCTTTTAAACAGATCTATTGAAATATACTGTACAGATTTTTTCGAACTCTTACTGCTTACTAGAGTTGATTCCTGTACTTTAGCCCTGATCTACTTGTTGATGAAAAAAAGAATCTCACCTCTTTTTTCTACATAGTCCTCTAGTAAATTGATGCACTTCTTCTACAGATAATCTAATATTTCCACATCTCCTGGAAGAAGGCTTGTCCAACCCCATTAAATCACTGGTTTACCTACTTCACGACTTCATTATTGAATGAAAATTTCTTCCGATGCAGGTGGTCTTTGAGTTTTGAGAATAGCTTGAAGTTGCTGGGTTCCATATCTGGTCAATAGGATCGATGGTCTATTAATTCAAATGTTGCAGTTGAAATTACAGTCATAGCAACTAAGGACTTCAGTCTTGGAGCATTGTCTTGGTAGAAAACAATCTTTCGCCTCAACTTGCTACAACATTTCTCCTTGATAGCATCCcacaatttttcaattaaatttgctTCATAAACATCTTTTATTGTGGCTCCTTTCTGCAAATagtctgtcaaaaaaaaaaaaaaaacatcttggtTATTCCAAATAATAGAGCAAAACTTTGCCTGCCGAATTTGGCATCTTGAATTTTTTAGAGGTCGGTTAATCCTTAAGTTTCTACGCCATTGAATTTTGTTTTCAGAGTCATGGTGGTGAGCCCATGTCCTACCTGTAGTCACATATCCTTCAAGAATGGTTTGTTTGCTTATTAGTTAAATGCTGTTCGCAGAGCCTGCTCGTCTGCATTAACATTCGAACACCCATCTTGCAGTTATTCTTTCATGCTCAATTCGTTTACCAAAATATTATGCTCACTATTCTATGAGAAGCGTGTTTTCTCTACTATATTTCTGATGGTTCCTCGCCATCTTGCAGTACTAAATCATTCACTTTATTGATACTTTCTGGTGCTATGATAGTTCTCGAATGGCCGCCACCATCCTTCTTTATCTTCACACGATGTTCTCCCACATTTAAACATTCGACACCATAGGAGAAAGTTTTTTCAGCCTATCAGGCCGTGGTCCGTTGGTTGTGACCAAATGTTTCGTTCACtactgcggtgaacatcttcagtgatGTAGAATACTGGTGCGTCTAGTTCTGCTGTGCTGGCTGCATCGTATTTATAATGTGTGAGGGGGGCGTGGCTTCCTGTTGTCTCCGCGGTCCGCGCTCTGGGTTGTGTTACCCGAATGTTCTTGGCAGACGGGCTTGCTGTTGTCTTCGTGGTCTGCATTCGGGGTTGTTACTCGATTGCGCTTGGCAGGCGGGTTTGATGTTCATTTTTCTTAACAACGGATACCAGGCCTTATTAACCTTGAGGCCTTCCTCGTTGCGATTGAAATTGTTCTTGTTTTTATATATCTCAACCGCCCCTCGATGTGCTATCTCGCATAGAAATGTAGAGTGTTGCTAAGGGTATCGGTGTCCTCAAACCTAATTTTGTTTTCACCTTCCAGATAGGCATGTTCAGCTACGGCCGACTTATCTACGTGGCCAAGGTGACAGTTCCTTCTGCATTCGGAGATCCGAGTCTTGAAACTGTGTCGTCCCTATATAGACTGCCCCACATGAACACGGGATCCTGTAAACCCCAGTAGATGACAATTTGTCGCGTTTGACCTTGGCTGAGCGTAGGCTGTTGCCTTTCTGCTTGGTGGACAGAAAGATATTGTCCACCTTATGCCCATTAACCCTTTCTGGTCGGATTTAAATGTCTTGGCCACTCTGTGCCTGGTCCATTTAAATGACACTCACCAGTGCAAATTGAACTACTATGTTAAACTGCTTGATTTTCTTTTCTGACCTTAGTAAAAGTGAAGAAACTTTGAtatatgtggttaaaatattatatgaaaggTTCACGCATTCGTCTCACCGAATATTAACTGTCTACTATAATTCGTTTTCTACTGTACGGGCTTGCCTTTATGGTCTTTTATGAATTTGAAGCCATGTGCTTGCTCGCGTTTGTCAGATAATAAACTCAAGGCTTATGAAAGTAATATGAACTTAGAGATGTGAAGAGCCTTTTAGGTCGAGATATGCGACATGTAAACACCCAACGTCGTAATCTTTGGTTTATATTCCGCCGTCTTTATAAGACAACACTTCCTTCTGAGCTGGCAGTGGTCAGGTTCGAAGATCTATATTTAGCACTGTAATAGTAAGATAACTGTGAAAGATAAACACATGAGATCTGTAGCCATAGAGAAAACGTGGTAAGAAGATGAATATATACGGATGTCAGTGGCGTATTGTTAGAAGAACATAATTCATAAAATTCATTACTGGAACTTTCATGCCAATATATATTGGCGTATTTTTTCTACGCGTACTTTTGCTAGATATTCTACATGCACATTCCAAATAAATATAAGAACTAATACATACCTATCAATACTTCTTCTCTGTATGGTAAAGGGCGAAACACTTGTTGGGGTAAAGTCCTGGTTTCCTCTCAGATGTATCACAATAAAACGACGTTTCTTTCCTGCCACCTTTTACTTTTCTGTTCGAACAAACTGCACAGTCCTtgatactgcccgtgtctcacgtcctgaaccgagagctccctagtgcttatagccacgcctcttaggtctggtCGGACCAGCAAGGCAGTTGCAGCATGtagcacggcagcatattacatgagctcaaaacattatcctatgccattgcaggggtctttactgtttataatactggatactctaatcgtggttaccactatcgctattatctctgatggctatggcgatgtaagtacacactaggccactcttcgttcagtctggacagtTGCTGAATTatcatagagcagcatttctcaaagtatgttccggggttccgtgagccctatatgattttaaattttattttatactttttttacttggttatttaacgacattgtatcaactacttggttattttgcatcgatgggattgatgatagcgaaatagtatttggcgagatgaggtgggggattcgccaaagattacatgacattcgccttacggttggggaaaacctcgggaaaaaatcgaaccaggtaatcagcccaagagggaatcgaacccgcacccgagcgcaatgctggatcgataggcaagcgccttagccgactgggctgctctggtggctattttatacttagtggatgctataaaaatatataaatgttacgaaaatatgaatcaataataacatgaaactaccgataataataataataataataataataataataataataataataataaagaatatgcgtaataataatacttcaataAATGCGTAATAACAATAAGTTTAGgcctaatgaacatctaaaacgg includes the following:
- the LOC138691459 gene encoding zinc finger protein ZFP2-like isoform X1, translated to MDVIKMEPEVDPLAIQTSENTDIEEKKPISEEGNLLDLHMAGIKTECVDHSWDVTLETEVEETIVPTNFVTAKYKAEEELCNLDTVKDELKLEVTVEENEILPDSTVDNEGNKAPLVKCTRAENSLPSQCFMRENSLEPQTCDHGLRRKENVESQSDNYTDEGSFSSFKCNICGKLLRSLESQRKHLRTHTAERRFQCNSCGKYFLRLEHLKAHLPTHTGEKAFKCNVCGKCFARSSELTVHTRTHSGEKPFRCNVCGKCFLHSSHLTVHARMHSGEKPFKCDVCGRGFADSSYLTIHKRIHSGEKPFVCDVCGKRFVQCSRLTVHTRTHTGHKPFRCHICGKCYADGSYLSGHVRKHFGEAQPFNCDVCGRCFVKSSDLSVHARTHSGERPFKCDVCGRAFVQSGHLKRHTRTHSREKAFKCDICEKCFVYSETLKVHVRKHHSGEKAL